One segment of Choloepus didactylus isolate mChoDid1 chromosome 15, mChoDid1.pri, whole genome shotgun sequence DNA contains the following:
- the FAM170B gene encoding protein FAM170B: MKRLFTDHRREQSTPDGTTLSFASPDSTDESLEVSWPGNLKKESPPRPGPAFAFEDDLFFASRARGLLSWSSSPTSETSSEYQSYSQYQSCFARVCDPEDAAQQSVCALYTHVQTVQGVAVAWETEAGFEPISRKPRIREVEFVKRQRKKGSSFEMASNTDLHWDLEACKSNCCPEPDDTELLGPLDCRLQELRATPDWLVTTSYGLRCVACCRIFPTLQALLEHAQYGIQQGFSCQIFFEEMLERRRAQGRVHDQPLEEEENHSDSCDSSRTQSKGLESQQQQQP; encoded by the exons ATGAAACGTCTGTTCACGGACCACAGGAGAGAGCAGTCAACGCCAGATGGGACCACCCTCAGTTTTGCCAGCCCCGACTCCACCGATGAAAGCCTGGAAGTGAGCTGGCCAG GGAACCTAAAGAAGGAGTCACCTCCGAGGCCGGGGCCTGCTTTTGCCTTCGAGGACGACCTCTTCTTCGCCTCCAGGGCCCGAGGGCTGCTGAGCTGGAGCAGCTCCCCGACCTCCGAGACCTCCTCCGAGTACCAGTCCTACTCCCAGTACCAGTCCTGCTTCGCCCGCGTGTGCGACCCCGAGGACGCCGCCCAGCAGAGCGTCTGCGCCTTGTACACCCACGTGCAGACCGTGCAGGGCGTGGCGGTGGCCTGGGAGACCGAGGCGGGCTTCGAGCCCATCAGCAGAAAGCCCCGCATCCGCGAAGTCGAGTTCGTCAAGCGGCAGAGGAAGAAAGGCTCCTCCTTCGAGATGGCTTCCAACACCGACCTGCACTGGGACCTGGAAGCCTGCAAGAGCAACTGCTGCCCCGAGCCCGACGACACGGAGCTGCTGGGGCCGCTAGACTGCCGTCTCCAGGAGCTGCGGGCCACCCCGGACTGGCTGGTCACCACGAGCTACGGGCTGCGCTGCGTGGCCTGCTGCCGCATCTTCCCCACGCTGCAAGCCCTGCTGGAGCACGCCCAGTACGGCATCCAGCAGGGCTTCAGCTGCCAGATCTTTTTCGAGGAGATGCTGGAGAGAAGGCGGGCTCAGGGTCGAGTCCACGACCAAcctctggaggaggaggagaaccaTTCGGACAGCTGTGACTCATCCAGGACCCAAAGCAAGGGGCTCGAgtcacagcagcagcagcagccctgA